The following are encoded together in the Nocardioides okcheonensis genome:
- the pstC gene encoding phosphate ABC transporter permease subunit PstC — translation MATIVAESTGRAKPRLGDRIFSRLALAAGVAILVALAAVFVFLSIEGLPGVAKPAEFYGSATNFAGYVAPLLFGTVLAAVIALIVAVPLAWGIALVISHYAPRAIATPIAYVIDLLAAVPSVVFGLWGITVLARQLQPGYAWLDDNMGWLPFFAGPASGTGRTILTAGLVLAIMILPIITAISREVFSQTPRLHEEAALALGATRWEMIRMAVFPYARSGMISAVMLGLGRALGETMAVAMVLSAGGGISFNLISSSNPASIASNIASNYKEGTPGKIQVLIATGLVLFLVTFLVNFAARWVVTRSERKLNA, via the coding sequence GTGGCAACGATCGTTGCTGAGAGCACGGGCCGGGCCAAGCCCCGGCTCGGCGACAGGATCTTCTCCCGACTCGCCCTGGCCGCCGGCGTCGCCATCCTGGTGGCGCTCGCCGCCGTCTTCGTCTTCCTGTCGATCGAGGGCCTGCCCGGCGTCGCCAAGCCGGCCGAGTTCTACGGCAGCGCGACGAACTTCGCCGGCTACGTCGCGCCGTTGCTGTTCGGCACGGTGCTGGCCGCCGTGATCGCGCTCATCGTGGCCGTCCCGCTGGCGTGGGGCATCGCCCTCGTGATCAGCCACTACGCGCCGCGTGCGATCGCGACACCGATCGCGTACGTCATCGACCTGCTGGCCGCCGTGCCCTCGGTCGTCTTCGGACTGTGGGGCATCACGGTCCTCGCGCGCCAGCTGCAGCCGGGCTACGCCTGGCTCGACGACAACATGGGCTGGCTGCCGTTCTTCGCCGGCCCGGCGTCCGGGACCGGCCGCACCATCCTCACCGCGGGCCTGGTGCTGGCCATCATGATCCTGCCGATCATCACCGCGATCTCGCGCGAGGTGTTCTCCCAGACCCCGCGGCTGCACGAGGAGGCCGCGCTCGCGCTCGGCGCCACCCGCTGGGAGATGATCCGGATGGCCGTCTTCCCCTACGCCCGCTCCGGCATGATCTCCGCGGTCATGCTCGGCCTGGGTCGCGCGCTCGGTGAGACGATGGCCGTCGCGATGGTCCTGTCGGCCGGCGGCGGCATCTCGTTCAACCTGATCTCGAGCTCCAACCCGGCCTCGATCGCGTCCAACATCGCCTCCAACTACAAGGAGGGCACCCCCGGCAAGATCCAGGTGCTGATCGCGACCGGCCTGGTGCTGTTCCTGGTCACCTTCCTGGTGAACTTCGCGGCCCGCTGGGTCGTGACCCGCTCGGAGAGGAAGCTCAACGCATGA
- the pstS gene encoding phosphate ABC transporter substrate-binding protein PstS yields MNRTSFRTIVAPSVAVLALSISLSACGAGNETDTASGSDTGSSETTGLSGDLNGAGASSQEKAQGAWATGFQGMNDGNVTVNYDPVGSGDGRTNFISGGVSFAGSDSYLNDDEGELSAAKERCNGEDPIEVPAYVSPIAVAFNLEGVDALNLDADTIAQIFDGKITKWNDPAIADQNPDADLPDEDITPVHRSDDSGTTKNFTDYLGKASDSWPYEAEDAFPVKGGEAAEGTSGVISAISGGTGTIGYADESQVGDLSVVSVKVGEEYVAPSAEGAALVVESSPAAEGRADVDMAVDIDRETTEAGAYPVVLLSYLIACQTYEDQAEADLVKGYLSYIVSDEGQQAAAEEAGSAPLSSSVAERAQGIVEGISAG; encoded by the coding sequence GTGAACCGCACTTCCTTCCGCACCATCGTGGCCCCGAGCGTGGCCGTGCTCGCCCTGTCGATCTCCCTCTCCGCCTGCGGCGCCGGCAACGAGACCGACACCGCGTCGGGCTCCGACACCGGCTCCAGCGAGACCACGGGCCTCTCCGGTGACCTGAACGGCGCCGGCGCGTCGTCGCAGGAGAAGGCGCAGGGCGCCTGGGCCACCGGCTTCCAGGGCATGAACGACGGCAACGTGACCGTCAACTACGACCCGGTCGGCTCGGGTGACGGCCGGACCAACTTCATCAGCGGCGGCGTCAGCTTCGCCGGCTCCGACTCCTACCTCAACGACGACGAGGGCGAGCTCAGCGCCGCCAAGGAGCGCTGCAACGGCGAGGACCCGATCGAGGTCCCGGCCTACGTCTCCCCGATCGCGGTGGCGTTCAACCTCGAGGGCGTCGACGCGCTCAACCTCGACGCCGACACGATCGCCCAGATCTTCGACGGCAAGATCACGAAGTGGAACGACCCGGCGATCGCCGACCAGAACCCCGACGCCGACCTGCCCGACGAGGACATCACCCCCGTCCACCGCTCCGACGACTCGGGCACCACGAAGAACTTCACCGACTACCTCGGCAAGGCCAGCGACTCCTGGCCCTACGAGGCCGAGGACGCCTTCCCGGTCAAGGGCGGCGAGGCCGCCGAGGGCACCTCGGGCGTCATCTCCGCGATCTCCGGCGGCACCGGCACCATCGGCTACGCCGACGAGTCGCAGGTCGGCGACCTGTCGGTCGTCTCGGTCAAGGTCGGCGAGGAGTACGTCGCCCCGTCCGCCGAGGGCGCCGCGCTGGTCGTCGAGTCCTCCCCGGCCGCCGAGGGCCGCGCCGACGTCGACATGGCCGTCGACATCGACCGCGAGACCACCGAGGCGGGCGCGTACCCGGTCGTCCTGCTCAGCTACCTCATCGCCTGCCAGACCTACGAGGACCAGGCCGAGGCCGACCTGGTGAAGGGCTACCTGTCCTACATCGTCTCGGACGAGGGCCAGCAGGCCGCCGCCGAGGAGGCCGGCTCGGCGCCGCTCTCCAGCTCGGTGGCCGAGCGCGCCCAGGGCATCGTCGAGGGCATCTCGGCGGGCTGA
- a CDS encoding NUDIX hydrolase, producing MEHRDVRAAGAVVTRKGGEVLLVHRPKYDDWSFPKGKLDPGEHVVSAAVREVAEETGLDVRLGPALTSQRYRIAGGRWKRVDYWTARVIGSDDVGRYRPNDEIDAVEWVPWEAAAVRLSYPHDRVTLAEARPLRRRTRALVVLRHGKARARKGWGKDDRLRPLVRLGEEQAQRLVPLLAAFDATSAHTSSSTRCVQTVAPWADVTGWPVKHHDELSEEDATVDGVVDLVEALLAAKEGTVLCTHRPVLPTVLDALDVEDVSLDPGSMLVVHHRKGRVVSAELHHP from the coding sequence ATGGAGCACCGCGACGTGCGCGCCGCAGGCGCCGTGGTCACGCGCAAGGGTGGCGAGGTCCTGCTCGTCCACCGCCCGAAGTACGACGACTGGTCGTTCCCCAAGGGCAAGCTCGACCCCGGGGAGCACGTCGTCAGCGCCGCGGTCCGCGAGGTCGCGGAGGAGACCGGGCTCGACGTGCGGCTCGGCCCGGCGCTGACCTCGCAGCGCTACCGGATCGCCGGCGGGCGGTGGAAGCGGGTCGACTACTGGACCGCCCGGGTCATCGGCAGCGACGACGTCGGCCGCTACCGGCCCAACGACGAGATCGACGCGGTCGAGTGGGTGCCGTGGGAGGCCGCCGCCGTCCGGCTGAGCTATCCGCACGACCGGGTCACGCTCGCCGAGGCGCGGCCGCTGCGGCGGCGTACGCGCGCGCTCGTGGTGCTGCGCCACGGCAAGGCCCGCGCCCGCAAGGGTTGGGGCAAGGACGACCGGCTGCGACCGCTGGTGCGGCTCGGCGAGGAGCAGGCGCAACGGCTCGTGCCGCTGCTCGCCGCCTTCGACGCGACCTCCGCGCACACCTCGTCCAGCACCCGCTGCGTCCAGACCGTCGCCCCCTGGGCCGACGTGACCGGCTGGCCGGTCAAGCACCACGACGAGCTCAGCGAGGAGGACGCCACCGTCGACGGCGTGGTCGACCTCGTCGAGGCGCTCCTCGCCGCCAAGGAGGGCACCGTGCTGTGCACCCACCGGCCGGTCCTGCCCACCGTCCTCGACGCGCTCGACGTGGAGGACGTCTCCCTCGACCCGGGCTCGATGCTCGTCGTCCACCACCGCAAGGGCCGGGTCGTGTCGGCCGAGCTGCACCACCCCTGA
- a CDS encoding cold-shock protein, whose protein sequence is MAQGTVKWFNAEKGFGFIAQEDGGDDVFVHYSAIQTNGYKSLDENQKVEFDVTQGPKGPQAENVRPL, encoded by the coding sequence ATGGCTCAGGGCACCGTTAAGTGGTTCAACGCCGAGAAGGGTTTCGGCTTCATCGCGCAGGAGGACGGCGGCGACGACGTCTTCGTGCACTACTCGGCCATCCAGACCAACGGCTACAAGTCGCTGGACGAGAACCAGAAGGTCGAGTTCGACGTCACCCAGGGCCCGAAGGGCCCGCAGGCGGAGAACGTCCGCCCGCTCTGA
- a CDS encoding M81 family metallopeptidase: protein MTGPALPRVAVCGISLEASTFSPALTTAAMLAPRRGREVLDAWDFWRDGGALADRAEWVGVLQARSIAGGAIPADDYALLKAEILAGLVAAVAQAPLDGLVLDVHGAASVVGLDDMEGDLALAVRAVVGPDCLVSSGMDLHGNVSRTLAATVDLLTTYRTAPHVDWQETKERAARNLVDRLALPPGERRPAKAWVPVPILLPGEMTSTRQEPAASLYARVPEIEALDGVLDAGIWIGYPWADEPRNGAVVMVVGDDADLALREASSLATELWERREEFGFVAPTGTLDEVLAAALASPVAPYVVSDSGDNPTAGGAGDVTWTLARLLASEDLAASGKRAIYASIPDAVGALAAAEAGVGAHVRLTVGARIDARTAPPVELSGEVVAVVPTDDNLEVVVRTPSIDVVVTRRRRPYHLESDFTRLGLDPRRADVVVVKIGYLEPELFDLAADWMLALTPGGVDQDLVRLGHRRVERPVFPLDDVSGVDPLARAVLFPGDTARA from the coding sequence GTGACCGGACCAGCCCTGCCGCGCGTGGCCGTCTGCGGCATCAGCCTCGAGGCCTCCACCTTCTCCCCGGCGCTGACCACGGCCGCGATGCTCGCGCCGCGGCGCGGCCGCGAGGTCCTCGACGCCTGGGACTTCTGGCGCGACGGCGGCGCGCTCGCCGACCGGGCCGAGTGGGTCGGCGTCCTCCAGGCCCGCAGCATCGCCGGCGGGGCGATCCCGGCGGACGACTACGCCCTGCTCAAGGCCGAGATCCTCGCGGGGCTCGTCGCCGCGGTCGCGCAGGCCCCGCTCGACGGTCTCGTCCTCGACGTCCACGGCGCGGCGAGCGTGGTCGGCCTCGACGACATGGAGGGCGACCTCGCGCTCGCCGTGCGCGCGGTGGTCGGGCCGGACTGCCTGGTCAGCAGCGGGATGGACCTGCACGGCAACGTCTCGCGCACCCTCGCCGCGACGGTCGACCTGCTGACGACCTACCGCACCGCCCCGCACGTGGACTGGCAGGAGACCAAGGAGCGCGCGGCGCGCAACCTCGTCGACCGGCTCGCGCTCCCGCCGGGCGAGCGCCGGCCCGCGAAGGCGTGGGTGCCGGTGCCGATCCTGCTGCCGGGCGAGATGACCAGCACCCGCCAGGAGCCGGCCGCGAGCCTCTACGCCCGGGTGCCGGAGATCGAGGCGCTCGACGGCGTCCTCGACGCCGGCATCTGGATCGGCTACCCGTGGGCCGACGAGCCGCGCAACGGCGCCGTCGTGATGGTCGTCGGCGACGACGCCGACCTCGCCCTCCGGGAGGCGTCGTCGCTCGCCACCGAGCTGTGGGAGCGGCGCGAGGAGTTCGGCTTCGTCGCGCCGACCGGGACCCTCGACGAGGTGCTGGCCGCGGCGCTCGCGTCACCGGTCGCGCCCTACGTCGTGTCCGACTCGGGCGACAACCCGACCGCCGGCGGCGCCGGCGACGTGACCTGGACGCTGGCCCGGCTGCTCGCCAGCGAGGACCTCGCCGCGAGCGGCAAGCGCGCGATCTACGCGTCGATCCCGGACGCGGTCGGCGCGCTGGCGGCCGCCGAGGCCGGGGTCGGCGCGCACGTGCGGCTCACCGTCGGCGCCCGCATCGACGCGCGGACCGCGCCCCCGGTCGAGCTCAGCGGCGAGGTCGTCGCCGTGGTGCCGACCGACGACAACCTCGAGGTCGTGGTCCGCACCCCGTCGATCGACGTCGTGGTCACCCGGCGGCGCCGGCCCTACCACCTCGAGTCCGACTTCACCCGGCTCGGGCTCGACCCGCGCCGCGCCGACGTCGTGGTCGTCAAGATCGGCTACCTCGAGCCCGAGCTGTTCGACCTGGCCGCCGACTGGATGCTCGCGCTCACGCCCGGCGGGGTCGACCAGGACCTCGTCCGGCTCGGCCACCGCCGGGTCGAGCGGCCGGTGTTCCCGCTCGACGACGTGTCGGGCGTCGACCCGCTCGCCCGGGCGGTCCTGTTCCCGGGCGACACCGCGCGCGCGTGA
- a CDS encoding copper homeostasis protein CutC, whose protein sequence is MPAPATLVEICLEDVGGAALAAAAGADALEVCAGLVEGGTTPTPGFVRHCAEQAPGLEVRVLVRPRGGDFVHSTAEVDVMVTDVEVLRDAVPHGTRLGFVVGTLTPDGEVDAEVVRRLVAACGPAPVTFHKAFDSVPDQRAALALLRDLGVTRVLTSGGPGTAVDHLPALADLVRAAGDDVRVAVGGGVRPGNVARVVAATGAREVHLRAPGAVASAGRSAGYDDGGRSVTDPGVLAEVMAALGR, encoded by the coding sequence GTGCCGGCGCCCGCGACCCTCGTCGAGATCTGCCTGGAGGACGTCGGCGGCGCGGCGCTCGCGGCGGCCGCCGGGGCCGACGCGCTGGAGGTCTGCGCCGGGCTCGTCGAGGGCGGCACCACCCCGACCCCCGGGTTCGTGCGGCACTGCGCGGAGCAGGCGCCGGGCCTCGAGGTGCGCGTGCTGGTCCGTCCGCGCGGCGGCGACTTCGTGCACTCCACGGCCGAGGTCGACGTCATGGTCACCGACGTCGAGGTCCTGCGCGACGCGGTGCCGCACGGGACCCGGCTGGGCTTCGTGGTCGGCACGCTCACGCCCGACGGCGAGGTCGACGCCGAGGTCGTACGCCGCCTGGTCGCCGCCTGCGGCCCCGCCCCGGTCACCTTCCACAAGGCGTTCGACTCGGTGCCCGACCAGCGGGCCGCGCTCGCGCTGCTGCGCGACCTCGGCGTGACCCGGGTGCTGACGTCGGGGGGTCCCGGCACGGCCGTCGACCACCTCCCTGCGCTCGCCGACCTGGTCCGGGCCGCCGGCGACGACGTCCGGGTCGCGGTCGGCGGCGGCGTACGCCCCGGCAACGTGGCGCGGGTCGTGGCCGCCACGGGGGCGCGCGAGGTGCACCTGCGCGCGCCGGGAGCGGTCGCGTCGGCGGGCAGGTCGGCGGGCTACGACGACGGTGGCCGCAGCGTCACCGACCCCGGCGTGCTGGCCGAGGTGATGGCGGCGCTCGGCCGCTGA
- a CDS encoding ATP-grasp domain-containing protein: MFTSRWSTGPRVGVLVEDRYLAQAQPAGLVARLQQRGVEVVVHVADRLPTDLGHPTMVGEVDFVVARGRSPRLLSLLRTLETNGVAVLHDAAAIAAVVDKAAMSAALWRAGIPTPRTWLATVAELQTLADVPFPLLLKPLYGDNARGIEVVTDVADLAGLAWPEPVALAQPFHRGDGHDIKLYVAGGGVWAVRRPSPIDVDGSVRADPDPGHEVPVTDEMVRIASACAEVFGLSLFGVDCVEVDGELMVVEVNEYPNYRGLACDADDFLCEVVLDAVAATAPQVPAPRTEPSVGARSALAVAR, from the coding sequence ATGTTCACTTCGCGTTGGTCGACAGGACCCCGGGTCGGGGTCCTCGTGGAGGACCGCTACCTGGCGCAGGCCCAGCCCGCCGGGCTGGTCGCCCGGTTGCAGCAACGGGGAGTGGAGGTCGTGGTCCACGTGGCCGACCGGCTCCCCACCGACCTGGGCCACCCGACGATGGTCGGCGAGGTCGACTTCGTGGTGGCGCGCGGACGCAGCCCGCGCCTGCTCTCGCTGCTGCGGACGCTCGAGACCAACGGCGTCGCGGTGCTCCACGACGCGGCCGCGATCGCCGCGGTCGTCGACAAGGCGGCGATGTCCGCGGCGCTGTGGCGCGCGGGCATCCCGACGCCGCGGACCTGGCTGGCCACCGTGGCCGAGCTGCAGACGCTGGCCGACGTGCCGTTCCCGCTGCTGCTGAAGCCGCTCTACGGCGACAACGCGCGAGGCATCGAGGTCGTCACCGACGTCGCCGACCTCGCGGGGCTGGCGTGGCCCGAGCCGGTCGCGCTGGCGCAGCCGTTCCACCGCGGCGACGGGCACGACATCAAGCTCTACGTCGCCGGCGGCGGGGTGTGGGCGGTGCGCCGGCCGTCCCCGATCGACGTCGACGGCTCCGTGCGGGCGGACCCCGACCCGGGCCACGAGGTCCCGGTGACCGACGAGATGGTCCGGATCGCGAGCGCGTGCGCCGAGGTCTTCGGGCTGTCGCTGTTCGGCGTCGACTGCGTCGAGGTCGACGGCGAGCTGATGGTCGTCGAGGTCAACGAGTACCCGAACTACCGCGGCCTGGCGTGCGACGCCGACGACTTCCTGTGCGAGGTGGTGCTCGACGCGGTGGCCGCCACTGCCCCGCAGGTGCCCGCACCACGGACCGAGCCGTCCGTCGGCGCCCGGTCCGCGCTGGCGGTCGCGCGATGA
- a CDS encoding mannitol dehydrogenase family protein, producing the protein MSTAPAVVIGPGSVGCGVVAATLEAGGHPYALVARTEEAARRLSRSPARVRHVGQDRSSVLHPSLVLALDDVRLRRLVGAAPMLFVTVGSGQARTVAPDLARALAGRRTPASVLVCDNRPGAAEVLRALVAEHTVGPVAPHRFAGVLVDRIANRPGPEPDHVVVEARGALRVDRAALGGQVPVLRGLDGVDDFTAHLTRKKFVFSAGHASAAYVGGLAGHATLPAALADPVVRTVVREVLREGREGVAALFGDELGGTDDDLDRTLERFRCPALADPAAAGRSRPASQARARRPGLRPGARGPRRRHGPGGPRA; encoded by the coding sequence ATGAGCACGGCGCCGGCGGTCGTCATCGGCCCCGGGAGCGTCGGGTGCGGCGTGGTCGCCGCGACGCTGGAGGCCGGCGGCCACCCGTACGCCCTGGTCGCCCGGACCGAGGAGGCCGCCCGTCGGCTGTCCCGGTCGCCCGCCCGCGTCCGTCACGTCGGGCAGGACCGGTCGAGCGTGCTGCACCCGTCGCTGGTGCTCGCCCTCGACGACGTGCGCCTGCGCCGGCTGGTCGGCGCCGCGCCGATGCTGTTCGTCACCGTCGGGAGCGGCCAGGCGCGCACCGTCGCGCCCGACCTCGCCCGTGCCCTCGCGGGACGGCGTACGCCCGCCTCGGTGCTGGTCTGCGACAACCGGCCGGGCGCCGCGGAGGTGCTCCGGGCCCTGGTCGCCGAGCACACGGTGGGTCCGGTCGCGCCCCACCGGTTCGCGGGGGTCCTGGTCGACCGGATCGCCAACCGTCCCGGCCCGGAGCCGGACCACGTGGTCGTGGAGGCCCGCGGCGCCCTCCGGGTCGACCGGGCGGCGCTCGGCGGACAGGTGCCGGTCCTGCGCGGCCTCGACGGGGTCGACGACTTCACCGCCCACCTGACCCGCAAGAAGTTCGTCTTCAGCGCCGGGCACGCCAGCGCGGCCTACGTCGGCGGCCTCGCCGGGCACGCCACGCTCCCGGCGGCGCTCGCGGACCCCGTCGTCCGGACGGTGGTCCGCGAGGTGCTGCGGGAGGGCCGCGAGGGCGTCGCGGCCCTGTTCGGCGACGAGCTCGGCGGCACCGACGACGACCTCGACCGGACCCTCGAGCGGTTCCGGTGCCCCGCGCTCGCGGACCCCGCGGCAGCGGGTCGGTCGCGACCCGCGTCGCAAGCTCGCGCGCGGCGACCGGGTCTGCGGCCCGGCGCTCGCGGCCCTCGCCGGCGGCACGGTCCCGGCGGGCCTCGCGCGTGA
- a CDS encoding ATP-grasp domain-containing protein, with the protein MTAPLVCVLATHHPAGSPRARLVRDLVDRLAHHRVTAVVEDPDQHAHDLSAPTPLADLYVLKSGTPTALSLAGALDAVGARIVNPYPVAAACRDKIVQTRALAAAGVPVPQSWLVTDPIQVAPHLVDGPLIVKDPRGSRGRGLHVLHERAGLADLDQEPWLVMRYHPPEGPDLKLYRIGEEIFCVERPFPARTLREKRGRLLPVTAELEAIVRRCGDAFGIDVYGVDVVRHQGRLWVVDMSAFPGFKGVPEAGRRIADVVVDRLRDDAPQASHARVTAVTP; encoded by the coding sequence ATGACCGCCCCGCTCGTCTGCGTGCTCGCCACCCACCACCCGGCCGGCTCGCCCCGCGCGCGACTCGTCCGCGACCTCGTCGACCGGCTCGCGCACCACCGCGTCACCGCCGTGGTGGAGGACCCGGACCAGCACGCCCACGACCTCAGCGCGCCGACCCCTCTGGCCGACCTGTACGTGCTGAAGTCCGGGACGCCGACCGCGCTGTCCCTCGCCGGCGCGCTCGACGCCGTGGGTGCGCGGATCGTCAACCCCTACCCGGTGGCCGCCGCCTGCCGCGACAAGATCGTCCAGACGCGGGCGCTCGCGGCAGCCGGCGTCCCGGTGCCGCAGAGCTGGCTGGTCACCGACCCGATCCAGGTCGCGCCGCACCTCGTCGACGGGCCGCTGATCGTCAAGGACCCGCGCGGCTCCCGCGGGCGCGGCCTCCACGTCCTGCACGAGCGCGCCGGCCTCGCCGACCTCGACCAGGAGCCGTGGCTGGTCATGCGCTACCACCCGCCCGAGGGGCCGGACCTCAAGCTCTACCGGATCGGTGAGGAGATCTTCTGCGTCGAGCGGCCGTTCCCGGCCCGCACGCTCCGCGAGAAGCGCGGCCGGCTGCTGCCGGTCACCGCCGAGCTGGAGGCCATCGTGCGGCGCTGCGGCGACGCGTTCGGGATCGACGTCTACGGCGTCGACGTCGTGCGCCACCAGGGCCGGCTGTGGGTGGTCGACATGTCCGCGTTCCCCGGCTTCAAGGGTGTCCCCGAGGCCGGGCGCCGGATCGCCGACGTCGTCGTCGACCGGCTGCGCGACGACGCGCCGCAGGCGTCGCACGCCCGGGTGACGGCGGTGACGCCGTGA
- a CDS encoding ATP-grasp domain-containing protein: MTDIRFLLVRRVPDRPSPLLREVVSRLRRRGHTVSGAIVEDVLLPADPRAVDDDVMFLLKSHTETALSHAAALHARGARVFNPYPACAAAQDKVLANQRLAAAGVRVPETWVTGSPGTCRHLLDDGPLVVKPVRGHRGAGVHVVRTPRQLDRLPDPGGPVVVQRHVDGPGHDLKVYVVGSRVWAVRKPFDATSFTRPGEPVPVTAEVEDLARRVGRVSGLDLFGIDVIEGPDGPTVVDLNYFPGYKGCEEVAGPMADHVHRIAVGDLAPPPLPPLSPAPHAPARGPALVPAGSR, encoded by the coding sequence GTGACCGACATCCGCTTCCTGCTGGTGCGCCGGGTGCCCGACCGGCCCAGCCCGCTGCTGCGCGAGGTGGTGTCCCGGCTGCGCCGCAGGGGGCACACGGTGTCGGGCGCCATCGTCGAGGACGTGCTGCTGCCGGCCGACCCCCGCGCGGTCGACGACGACGTGATGTTCCTGCTGAAGTCGCACACCGAGACCGCCCTGAGCCACGCGGCCGCGCTGCACGCGCGCGGGGCGCGGGTCTTCAACCCCTATCCCGCCTGCGCGGCCGCGCAGGACAAGGTGCTGGCCAACCAGCGGCTCGCCGCGGCCGGGGTGCGGGTGCCCGAGACCTGGGTGACCGGGTCGCCCGGGACCTGCCGCCACCTGCTCGACGACGGCCCGCTGGTCGTGAAGCCGGTCCGGGGCCACCGCGGCGCGGGGGTGCACGTGGTCCGCACCCCGCGCCAGCTCGACCGGCTGCCGGACCCGGGCGGGCCCGTCGTGGTCCAGCGCCACGTCGACGGCCCGGGGCACGACCTCAAGGTCTACGTCGTGGGGTCGCGGGTGTGGGCGGTCCGCAAGCCGTTCGACGCGACCAGCTTCACCCGCCCCGGCGAGCCGGTGCCGGTGACGGCGGAGGTCGAGGACCTGGCCCGGCGGGTCGGCCGGGTCAGCGGGCTCGACCTGTTCGGGATCGACGTGATCGAGGGCCCGGACGGTCCCACGGTCGTCGACCTCAACTACTTCCCGGGCTACAAGGGCTGCGAGGAGGTCGCCGGCCCGATGGCCGACCACGTCCACCGCATCGCGGTCGGCGACCTCGCGCCGCCGCCCCTGCCGCCGCTGTCGCCGGCTCCCCACGCCCCGGCGCGCGGGCCCGCGCTCGTCCCGGCAGGGTCGCGGTGA